A section of the Acropora muricata isolate sample 2 chromosome 4, ASM3666990v1, whole genome shotgun sequence genome encodes:
- the LOC136914694 gene encoding NHL repeat-containing protein 2-like: MVLAESWFVKRGEELIVALKSASSNEEQNKAICSHIEWIDSKDSAKIPEFDSKLEWLNCTHPLSFENELRGKLCVLDFFTYCCINCMHIFPDLEALEQLYSDKDGLVILGVHSAKFENEKLSTNILSAILRYDIRHPVVNDSEASLWNILGVQCWPTLVVLSPEGKILLSLVGEGHKDTLIQFIGAALKFYKDKGKIRDHSIGISLSKDTLPKTSLSFPGKICIDNEGKRLVVADSGHHRILIVNSEGIVLSTIGGGENCETGFVDGSYQEARFHSPQGVTFENDVIFVADTENHAIRKINLKTEKVTTIAGNGIQGSDKEGGKIGPLQSISSPWDVTVGPPPGPIKDELDGDILYIAMAGTHQIWALFLKDSSWLKGGSQPEGTCLRFSGSGAEENRNNSYPHKAGFAQPSGVSLALDKPFRCLFVADSESSSVRSVDVATGATKALVGADRDPTNLFAFGDQDGKGVEAKLQHPLAVAWNPHSQKLFVADSYNHKIKEIDPAKKTCATFLGTGKPGMCSEEDSVQFDEPGGVCVSPDGHYLYVADTNNHAIRVVDLQTKSVSQLNIVKHPRSSKDQPDAEERKDNATVKRLTSKRTPIMRKEAINVSGNTCLEVTLNVGLPVGCYLTEGVNSKWQISVFSQLEDKEVNLDSFELEAPSGVITQELMQADCKIRMPADWESQATARIEALVYFCEPSGTCRMEGIAYDVPLLKTDGESKLSLQIQHEVKF; the protein is encoded by the exons ATGGTTCTTGCAGAAAGTTGGTTTGTAAAACGTGGAGAAGAGCTTATAGTTGCATTAAAATCCGCCTCATCGAAcgaagaacaaaacaaagccaTTTGCAGCCATATTGAATGGATAGACTCCAAAGATTCCGCCAAGATTCCAGAGTTCGATTCTAAACTAGAGTGGCTTAACTGTACCCATCCtttatcatttgaaaatgagCTTCGTGGGAAGTTATGCGTTTTAGACTTTTTCACGTATTGTTGTATAAACTGCATGCATATTTTTCCAGATCTAGAAGCTTTGGAACAACTTTACTCCGACAAAGATGGGCTTGTTATTCTGGGGGTGCACTCCGCGAAATTCGAGAATGAAAAGTTATCCACGAACATTTTAAGTGCAATTTTACGGTACGATATCAGGCATCCCGTCGTGAATGATTCTGAAGCGAGCCTGTGGAACATCTTAGGAGTTCAGTGTTGGCCGACTCTTGTCGTATTGAGTCCTGAAGGAAAAATCTTACTCAGCCTTGTAGGAGAAGGGCACAAGGACACCTTAATACAGTTTATTGGTGCAGCACTTAAATTTTACAAAGATAAAG GAAAAATCAGAGATCATTCCATtggaatttcattatccaaggATACCCTTCCCAAGACTAGCCTCTCATTTCCTGGAAAAATCTGCATTGATAATGAAGGGAAGAGGCTTGTTGTGGCTGACTCTGGGCATCATAGAATTCTCATAGTAAACAGTGAAGGGATCGTCTTGAGCACCATTGGTGGAGGAGAAAACTGTGAAACAGGATTTGTTGATGGGTCTTATCAAGAAGCCAGATTCCACTCTCCACAAGGGGTTACTTTTGAAAACGATGTCATATTTGTAGCAGATACAGAAAATCATGCAATTAGAAAG ataaATCTCAAGACGGAGAAAGTCACTACAATTGCTGGGAATGGCATCCAGGGAAGTGATAAGGAAGGAGGTAAAATTGGGCCATTGCAGAGCATCAGCTCCCCTTGGGATGTTACTGTGGGACCACCCCCAG gACCCATAAAAGATGAACTTGATGGAGATATACTGTATATTGCTATGGCTGGAACTCATCAAATCTGGGCTTTATTTTTAAAAGACAGTTCCTGGCTTAAAGGAGG GTCACAGCCAGAAGGCACTTGCCTACGCTTTTCCGGGAGTGGTGCAGAAGAGAATCGTAACAACAGTTATCCTCACAAAGCAGGCTTTGCCCAGCCATCAGGAGTCAGCCTAGCGCTGGACAAGCCATTCAGGTGTTTATTTGTCGCAGACAGTGAGAGCAGCAGCGTCCGGTCTGTTGATGTCGCTACTGGTGCTACCAAAGCGCTGGTTGGAGCGGACAGAGATCCTACG AATTTATTTGCATTTGGCGATCAAGATGGCAAAGGCGTGGAGGCAAAGCTACAACATCCTCTCGCTGTTGCGTGGAACCCACACTCTCAGAAGCTTTTTGTCGCGGACTCCTACAACCACAAG ATTAAGGAGATTGATCCGGCGAAGAAGACATGCGCCACTTTCCTGGGAACTGGCAAGCCAGGAATGTGTTCTGAGGAAGACTCTGTCCAGTTTGATGAACCGGGTGGAGTCTGTGTCAGCCCAGACGGACATTACTTGTATGTGGCGGACACTAACAATCACGCTATTCGAGTCGTTGACTTACAAACCAAATCTGTGTCACAG CTAAATATCGTGAAACATCCGCGAAGTTCAAAGGACCAACCGGACGCTGAAGAACGAAAAGATAACGCCACCGTGAAACGTTTAACCTCGAAACGAACTCCGATCATGCGCAAAGAAGCAATTAACGTAAGCGGTAACACGTGCCTTGAAGTCACGTTGAATGTTGGTCTTCCTGTGGGATGTTACTTGACAGAGGGCGTGAACAGTAAATGGCAGATAAGTGTCTTCAGCCAGCTCGAGG ATAAGGAAGTGAACCTTGACAGCTTTGAACTGGAAGCTCCGTCTGGAGTGATAACCCAAGAGCTTATGCAAGCTGATTGCAAAATACGCATGCCCGCAGATTGGGAATCTCAGGCTACTGCAAGG ATCGAGGCCTTGGTTTACTTCTGTGAGCCAAGTGGCACGTGCAGAATGGAAGGAATTGCTTACGATGTACCGCTGTTGAAGACAGACGGAGAGAGTAAGCTGTCATTGCAGATACAACACGAGGTCAAGTTTTAG